In Agrobacterium tumefaciens, a single genomic region encodes these proteins:
- a CDS encoding multidrug effflux MFS transporter, which produces MGRTEFIALAAMLMALNALAIDIMLPGLQEIGASLGVENENHRQYVISTYLLGFGIAQLLYGPISDRFGRRKPMLVGLAIYIVSALAVVFVPSFSGLLFLRFIQGIGSAATRVITISIVRDIYGGRQMAEVMSLIMMVFMVVPVIAPGTGQIVLFFGNWHLIFAFMAGIAAVVTAWMYFRLPETLHPDDIRPFTARSVLGGFKIVLTDRIALCYTLSSTFIFGALFGFINSAEQVYKGIYQLGAWFAAAFAGVALFMAFSSFINAKLVGRFGMRKLSHGSLLGFIAITFVWLVVQVLGPEPMPFTIFIVFFALAMFQFGWIGSNFNSLAMEPLGHVAGTASSVIGFMGTVGGSLIGAAIGQAFDGTALPMVAGFFIVSIIGLIFVLIGEKGVLFQAHNKPTR; this is translated from the coding sequence ATGGGGCGCACGGAATTCATTGCGCTGGCCGCAATGCTGATGGCGCTGAATGCGCTGGCCATCGACATCATGCTGCCCGGTCTTCAGGAAATCGGCGCCTCGCTGGGCGTCGAGAATGAAAACCACCGCCAATACGTCATTTCCACCTATCTCCTTGGCTTCGGCATCGCCCAGCTTCTCTACGGGCCGATTTCGGACCGTTTCGGCCGTCGCAAGCCGATGCTCGTCGGGCTGGCCATCTACATCGTTTCAGCCCTCGCCGTTGTCTTCGTCCCGTCATTCTCCGGCCTGCTGTTCCTGCGCTTCATTCAGGGCATCGGTTCGGCGGCGACACGCGTCATCACCATCTCGATCGTGCGTGATATCTATGGCGGCCGGCAGATGGCGGAAGTCATGTCGCTGATCATGATGGTCTTCATGGTCGTTCCGGTCATCGCGCCCGGCACCGGCCAGATCGTGCTCTTTTTCGGCAACTGGCACCTGATCTTCGCCTTCATGGCCGGCATTGCCGCCGTGGTGACGGCCTGGATGTATTTCCGCCTGCCGGAAACCCTGCATCCTGATGATATCAGGCCCTTCACCGCCCGCTCGGTGCTTGGCGGCTTCAAGATCGTGCTCACCGATCGTATCGCGCTCTGTTATACGCTTTCCAGCACCTTCATCTTCGGGGCGCTGTTCGGCTTCATCAATTCGGCTGAACAGGTCTATAAGGGCATTTATCAGCTGGGCGCGTGGTTCGCGGCGGCCTTTGCGGGCGTGGCACTGTTCATGGCCTTCTCATCCTTCATCAATGCCAAGCTGGTGGGACGGTTCGGCATGCGCAAACTGTCGCACGGATCGCTGCTCGGCTTCATCGCCATCACTTTCGTGTGGCTGGTGGTGCAGGTGCTGGGGCCGGAACCGATGCCCTTTACCATCTTCATCGTGTTCTTCGCGCTCGCCATGTTCCAGTTCGGCTGGATCGGCTCGAACTTCAACTCGCTCGCGATGGAGCCGCTCGGCCATGTCGCCGGCACCGCCTCCTCCGTCATCGGCTTCATGGGAACCGTCGGCGGCTCGCTGATCGGCGCCGCCATCGGCCAGGCTTTTGACGGCACGGCGCTGCCAATGGTGGCCGGCTTCTTCATCGTCTCCATCATCGGCCTGATCTTCGTGCTGATCGGCGAAAAGGGCGTGCTCTTTCAGGCCCACAACAAGCCAACACGGTAA
- the ttcA gene encoding tRNA 2-thiocytidine(32) synthetase TtcA translates to MNILTRIDDFVDQAGVTQIGADQDASEENGSSHPLFDNAPRSVSFNKLRKRLLRNVRQAFEDFGMLKGQKRWLVGLSGGKDSYGLLALLLDLKWRGLLPVELVACNLDQGQPNFPKHVLPEYLAKIGVAHRIEYRDTYSVVKEKVPSGGTYCSLCSRLRRGNLYRIAREEGCDALLLGHHREDILETFFMNFFHGGRLAGMPAKLLNDEGDLMVMRPLVYCAEDDMAKFAAAMEFPIIPCDLCGSQDGLQRNAMKEMLADIERRMPGRKDVMLRALAHVNPSHLLDPRLFDFSALAVTGASPEERREASPP, encoded by the coding sequence ATGAACATTCTCACCAGGATCGATGACTTTGTAGATCAGGCCGGGGTAACCCAGATCGGGGCGGATCAGGACGCGTCCGAGGAAAACGGCAGCTCGCATCCGCTATTCGACAATGCACCGCGGTCGGTTTCGTTCAACAAGCTGCGCAAGCGGCTGCTGCGCAATGTGCGCCAGGCCTTTGAAGATTTCGGCATGTTGAAAGGCCAGAAGCGCTGGCTTGTCGGCCTTTCCGGCGGCAAGGACAGCTATGGTCTTCTGGCGCTGCTGCTCGATCTCAAATGGCGCGGCCTTTTGCCGGTGGAACTGGTCGCCTGCAATCTCGATCAGGGCCAGCCGAATTTTCCCAAACATGTGCTGCCGGAATATCTGGCGAAGATCGGTGTCGCCCATCGTATCGAATATCGCGATACCTATTCGGTGGTGAAGGAAAAGGTGCCCTCGGGCGGCACTTACTGTTCGCTCTGTTCGCGGCTCAGGCGCGGCAATCTTTACCGCATCGCGCGGGAGGAGGGCTGCGACGCGCTGCTGCTCGGCCATCACCGCGAGGATATTCTCGAGACCTTTTTCATGAACTTCTTCCATGGCGGCCGGCTGGCCGGCATGCCGGCGAAGCTTTTGAATGATGAGGGCGACCTCATGGTTATGCGCCCGCTTGTCTATTGCGCCGAAGACGATATGGCGAAATTTGCGGCGGCGATGGAATTCCCGATCATTCCCTGCGACCTCTGCGGTTCGCAGGACGGGCTTCAGCGCAATGCCATGAAAGAGATGCTGGCCGATATCGAAAGGCGCATGCCGGGCCGCAAGGACGTGATGTTGCGGGCGCTTGCGCATGTGAACCCATCGCATCTGCTTGATCCCAGGCTTTTTGATTTTTCGGCGCTTGCTGTCACTGGCGCGTCACCTGAAGAGCGTAGGGAGGCCAGCCCTCCCTGA
- a CDS encoding EamA family transporter, whose translation MALPHILLALITVFLWGFNFVVIKVGVADMPPLFLTGVRYLVAAVPLIFFLPKPNVPWRHMIVYGMAMGFVQFGLLYPAIKLGLPAGLASLVMQSQAFFTLALAVVFLGERPLPSQILGAFIAFGGLAVIGVERLTAAALVPLLMGVGSAIAWACGNIVNRRIGQVNAVSFIAWTSLVPVLPLILLSLVVEGPEAIAEGVANATPMMAFVVIYMAYGATIVGAGIWSYLLLRYPAGTVAPFSLLVPIVGFISAYLAFAEHITVFEIIGAALVILGLALNVFGRRIGISRFWARPV comes from the coding sequence ATGGCATTGCCGCACATACTTCTCGCCCTGATCACCGTGTTTTTGTGGGGCTTCAATTTCGTTGTCATCAAGGTCGGCGTCGCCGACATGCCGCCTTTGTTTCTGACAGGGGTGCGTTATCTCGTAGCGGCTGTGCCTCTTATCTTCTTTCTGCCGAAACCCAATGTGCCGTGGCGGCATATGATCGTTTATGGCATGGCCATGGGCTTCGTGCAGTTCGGCCTGCTTTACCCTGCCATCAAGCTCGGGCTGCCGGCCGGGCTTGCATCGCTGGTCATGCAGTCGCAGGCGTTCTTCACACTCGCCCTTGCCGTGGTATTTCTAGGGGAACGGCCGTTGCCTTCGCAGATACTAGGCGCATTCATCGCTTTTGGCGGGCTGGCGGTCATCGGCGTGGAGCGCTTGACGGCGGCAGCGCTGGTGCCGCTTCTGATGGGCGTGGGTTCCGCGATCGCGTGGGCCTGCGGTAACATCGTCAATCGCCGCATCGGGCAGGTCAACGCGGTGTCTTTCATTGCCTGGACCAGCCTTGTGCCCGTTCTGCCGCTGATCCTGCTCTCGCTCGTGGTGGAAGGGCCGGAAGCGATTGCAGAAGGGGTGGCCAATGCGACGCCGATGATGGCTTTCGTGGTGATCTACATGGCCTATGGTGCGACCATTGTCGGCGCGGGCATCTGGAGTTATCTGCTTCTTCGCTATCCCGCCGGAACGGTGGCGCCGTTTTCGCTGCTGGTGCCGATTGTGGGGTTCATCAGCGCCTATCTGGCTTTCGCCGAACATATCACCGTCTTCGAAATCATCGGTGCGGCGCTGGTCATTCTGGGGCTGGCGCTCAACGTCTTTGGCCGACGTATCGGCATTTCGCGCTTCTGGGCGCGGCCCGTATAG
- a CDS encoding inositol monophosphatase family protein, which yields MSLSDKDIEFLVSTVAAAGRQEIMPRFRNLSAGAISEKTSAVDLVTEADVLAEKAITAALLERFPKAHIVGEETYEADPSVIPALADAPLAFVIDPIDGTFNYASGFPAFGTLLAVTIKGETMAGIIHDPVMGDTIIALKGEGAYLHRKNGSQAKLKVADPVPLSEMVGIFSWGHSHEDRRPVIAANMAKIKMALSINCSAHEYWLASAGKLHFIGHEKLMPWDHLAGVLVHQEAGGYTARFDNTPYRPGQTTGGILSAPDRESWKMLRREIVAL from the coding sequence ATGAGCCTTTCCGACAAAGATATCGAATTCCTCGTTTCCACCGTTGCCGCTGCCGGCCGGCAGGAAATCATGCCCCGCTTCCGAAACCTGAGCGCCGGCGCCATCTCCGAAAAGACCTCCGCCGTCGATCTCGTCACCGAGGCAGACGTTCTGGCGGAAAAGGCGATCACCGCCGCGCTGCTTGAGCGGTTTCCGAAGGCCCATATCGTCGGCGAAGAGACCTATGAGGCGGACCCTTCAGTCATTCCAGCGCTTGCCGATGCGCCGCTTGCCTTCGTGATCGATCCGATCGACGGCACGTTCAATTATGCTTCCGGCTTTCCCGCTTTTGGCACATTGCTCGCGGTTACCATCAAGGGTGAAACGATGGCGGGCATCATCCACGATCCTGTCATGGGCGATACCATTATCGCGCTGAAAGGTGAGGGGGCCTATCTCCACCGCAAGAACGGTTCGCAGGCAAAGCTCAAGGTCGCCGATCCCGTGCCATTGTCCGAAATGGTCGGCATTTTTTCCTGGGGCCACAGCCATGAGGACCGCCGTCCGGTAATCGCCGCCAATATGGCCAAGATCAAGATGGCGCTTTCCATCAATTGTTCGGCACATGAATATTGGCTTGCCTCGGCCGGCAAGCTGCATTTCATCGGCCATGAAAAGTTGATGCCCTGGGATCACCTCGCCGGTGTTCTCGTTCATCAAGAGGCCGGTGGTTACACGGCCCGTTTCGACAATACGCCTTACCGGCCCGGCCAGACGACTGGAGGCATCCTGTCCGCTCCCGACAGGGAGAGCTGGAAGATGCTGCGACGGGAAATCGTCGCCTTATAA
- the rpsD gene encoding 30S ribosomal protein S4, whose translation MSKRESAKYKIDRRMGENIWGRPKSPVNRREYGPGQHGQRRKGKMSDFGTQLRAKQKLKGYYGELREKQFRATFDEANRRKGDTSENLIGLLESRLDAIVYRAKFVPTVFASRQFINHGHVTVNGVRVNIGSYRCKAGDVIEVRQKSKQLVTVLEAVQLAERDVPDYIEVDHNKMVATYARVPSLSDVPYPVVMEPHLVVEFYSR comes from the coding sequence ATGAGCAAGCGCGAATCGGCTAAGTACAAAATCGACCGCCGCATGGGCGAAAACATCTGGGGTCGTCCGAAGTCCCCGGTTAACCGCCGCGAATACGGCCCGGGCCAGCACGGCCAGCGCCGCAAGGGCAAGATGAGCGACTTCGGCACGCAGCTGCGCGCCAAGCAGAAGCTCAAGGGCTATTACGGCGAACTGCGCGAAAAGCAGTTCCGCGCCACTTTCGACGAAGCAAACCGTCGCAAGGGTGACACTTCCGAGAACCTGATCGGCCTGCTCGAGTCGCGTCTGGACGCCATCGTCTACCGCGCCAAGTTCGTTCCGACCGTTTTCGCTTCGCGCCAGTTCATCAACCATGGCCACGTCACGGTTAACGGCGTTCGCGTCAACATCGGTTCCTACCGTTGCAAGGCCGGCGACGTTATCGAAGTTCGTCAGAAGTCCAAGCAGCTGGTGACGGTTCTCGAAGCCGTTCAGCTCGCAGAGCGTGACGTTCCTGACTACATCGAAGTTGATCACAACAAGATGGTTGCGACCTACGCCCGCGTTCCGTCGCTCTCCGACGTTCCGTACCCGGTCGTCATGGAACCGCATCTGGTCGTCGAATTCTACTCGCGTTAA
- a CDS encoding ATP-binding protein — MRCSTGNGTLQVGIDMGTLSSGQQAKLDIEELLATRLLVQGNSGSGKSHLLRRLLEQSAQWVQQVIIDPEGDFVTLSDKFGHVVVDGERTEAELAGIANRIRQHRVSCVLTLEGLDVEQQMRAAAAFLNGLFDADREFWYPVLVVVDEAQMFAPSVAGEVTEDARKASLGAMTNLMCRGRKRGLAGVIATQRLAKLAKNVAAEASNFLMGRTFLDIDMARAADLLGMERRQAEMFRDLQRGNFVALGPALSRRPLPIVIGAVETSARSSSPKLMPLPGALPDVEDLIFTPDPEEFTRPAMRRTPPAPRPTTDILAELSRSTPAAVGPSQEQSPRAGQPELTAEEREEKIGAVLVEILDDPQSAYRTDAVLYQDFLVRARMRRIPGTPMTLPEFRRQVAIARSGVDAAMAASEGWEKALELSMSVSDDLQGVFLLLVKAALGEEPCPSDARIARAYGTHSARRARRLLGYFEEKELVVVHADFSGKRIVAFPDLDAKTAPGDADAAEDDAKLAAE, encoded by the coding sequence ATGAGATGCAGCACAGGGAATGGAACATTGCAGGTCGGTATCGACATGGGAACCCTATCGAGCGGGCAGCAGGCCAAGCTCGATATCGAGGAATTGCTTGCGACGCGTTTGCTGGTGCAGGGCAATTCCGGTTCCGGCAAGTCGCATCTGCTGCGCCGGCTGCTAGAACAATCGGCGCAATGGGTGCAGCAGGTCATCATCGATCCCGAAGGTGATTTCGTCACACTTTCCGACAAGTTCGGCCATGTGGTGGTGGATGGCGAGCGTACGGAAGCCGAACTTGCCGGCATTGCCAACCGCATTCGCCAGCACCGCGTGTCCTGTGTGCTGACGTTGGAAGGCCTTGATGTCGAGCAGCAGATGCGGGCCGCTGCCGCCTTTTTGAACGGCCTGTTCGATGCGGATCGCGAATTCTGGTATCCGGTGCTGGTGGTCGTGGATGAGGCGCAGATGTTCGCGCCCTCCGTCGCCGGCGAGGTAACGGAAGATGCGCGCAAGGCGTCGCTGGGCGCCATGACCAATCTGATGTGCCGTGGGCGTAAACGCGGGCTTGCGGGCGTCATCGCCACGCAGCGTCTTGCAAAGCTTGCCAAGAACGTGGCGGCGGAAGCCTCGAACTTCCTGATGGGGCGTACTTTCCTCGATATCGACATGGCGCGTGCGGCCGATCTGCTCGGCATGGAGCGGCGGCAGGCGGAAATGTTCCGCGATCTCCAGCGCGGCAATTTCGTGGCGCTCGGCCCGGCGCTGTCGCGCCGCCCGTTGCCCATCGTCATCGGTGCGGTGGAAACCTCGGCGCGCTCGTCTTCACCGAAGCTGATGCCGCTGCCGGGCGCACTACCAGATGTGGAAGACCTGATCTTCACGCCCGACCCGGAGGAGTTTACACGGCCCGCTATGCGCCGTACGCCGCCGGCGCCGCGCCCGACGACCGATATTCTGGCCGAGCTTTCCCGCTCCACGCCAGCTGCCGTTGGCCCGTCACAGGAGCAGTCGCCGCGTGCAGGTCAGCCGGAACTGACGGCTGAAGAGCGCGAGGAAAAGATCGGAGCGGTTCTCGTCGAAATTCTCGACGATCCGCAATCGGCCTATCGCACGGATGCCGTGCTTTATCAGGATTTTCTGGTGCGTGCCCGTATGCGCCGCATTCCCGGCACGCCGATGACGCTTCCCGAATTCCGCCGGCAGGTGGCGATCGCCCGTTCCGGCGTGGATGCGGCGATGGCGGCAAGTGAAGGTTGGGAAAAGGCGCTGGAATTGTCGATGTCGGTTTCCGACGATCTGCAGGGCGTTTTCCTGCTGCTGGTCAAGGCCGCACTTGGTGAAGAGCCTTGCCCGTCGGATGCCCGCATCGCCCGCGCCTATGGCACCCATTCCGCCCGCCGTGCCCGCCGGCTGCTCGGTTATTTCGAGGAGAAGGAGCTTGTGGTCGTGCATGCCGATTTCTCTGGCAAGCGCATCGTAGCCTTCCCCGATCTCGATGCAAAAACCGCACCCGGCGATGCGGATGCGGCTGAGGATGATGCAAAGCTGGCGGCTGAGTGA
- a CDS encoding glutaminase has product MQDIQAIVDSIYDSMLPRLGEGKVADYIPELAKVDPNQFGIAITTVDGTTYTAGNALVPFSIQSISKVFMLTLALGKAGETVWNRVGREPSGSSFNSIVQLEHEHGIPRNPFVNAGAIVVTDIVLSGHQPREAIGELLRFVRYLADDDTISIDDTVAKSEQATGFRNFALANFMRSFGNLHHPVEHTLGVYFHQCALSMTCAQLSRAGLFLANRGRNPLTGHTVVSDRRARRISALMLTCGHYDGSGDFAYHVGLPGKSGVGGGIMAVAPGNASIAVWSPGLNKVGNSALGSQALELLATKTGWSVFGA; this is encoded by the coding sequence ATGCAGGATATTCAGGCGATCGTCGATTCCATCTATGACAGCATGCTGCCAAGACTGGGCGAGGGGAAGGTTGCGGATTACATTCCCGAACTTGCCAAGGTCGATCCCAACCAGTTCGGCATCGCCATCACCACCGTCGATGGAACCACCTATACGGCCGGCAATGCGCTTGTACCGTTTTCGATCCAGAGTATCTCTAAGGTCTTCATGCTGACGCTGGCGCTCGGCAAGGCCGGCGAGACGGTGTGGAACCGGGTGGGGCGCGAACCTTCAGGCTCTTCCTTCAACTCCATCGTCCAGCTGGAACATGAGCACGGCATCCCGCGCAATCCCTTCGTGAATGCCGGCGCAATCGTGGTGACCGATATCGTTCTTTCCGGCCACCAGCCGCGTGAGGCGATTGGCGAGCTTCTGCGCTTCGTGCGTTATCTCGCTGACGATGACACGATCAGCATTGACGATACGGTGGCGAAATCCGAGCAGGCGACGGGTTTCCGCAATTTTGCGCTTGCCAATTTCATGCGTTCCTTCGGCAATCTGCATCATCCCGTGGAACATACGCTCGGCGTTTATTTCCATCAGTGCGCGCTGTCGATGACGTGCGCGCAGCTATCCCGTGCTGGCCTCTTCCTCGCCAATCGCGGCCGTAATCCGCTGACCGGCCACACGGTCGTCTCCGACCGCCGGGCGCGGCGTATCAGTGCGCTGATGCTGACCTGTGGCCATTATGACGGATCGGGCGATTTCGCCTATCATGTCGGCCTGCCGGGCAAGAGCGGCGTCGGCGGCGGCATCATGGCGGTGGCGCCCGGCAATGCATCGATTGCGGTCTGGTCGCCGGGTCTCAACAAGGTGGGTAACTCGGCGCTCGGGTCACAGGCGCTGGAATTGCTGGCGACGAAAACCGGCTGGTCGGTATTCGGGGCTTGA
- a CDS encoding inositol monophosphatase family protein: protein MAIELDIASLANALQEAAAVEILPRFRNLGEGDIRIKSEAIDLVTEADEAAERLIRARVQEIMPQVLFIGEEAVAADASLLGKLADADLAVVVDPIDGTYNFASGLPLFGVMMSVISKGETVAGLIFDPMGNDWAIAEKGSGAWLCSADGAQTQMSVVPAPELSQMVGIANTGYFDVETRRKILMNLADVRLFTSYRCAAHEYRLFCGGHMHFLMYNKLMPWDHLAGTLISQESGAYAARLDGSPYLPRHVDGGLLLAPDQQTWELLREKIFTV, encoded by the coding sequence ATGGCCATCGAACTCGACATCGCCTCTCTTGCCAATGCGCTTCAGGAGGCGGCGGCAGTGGAAATACTGCCGAGGTTCCGCAATCTGGGCGAGGGCGATATCAGGATAAAGAGCGAGGCGATCGACCTCGTAACCGAGGCTGACGAAGCTGCGGAGCGGCTGATCCGTGCGCGGGTACAGGAGATCATGCCGCAGGTGCTGTTCATCGGCGAAGAAGCTGTTGCGGCCGATGCCTCGCTGCTCGGCAAGCTTGCCGATGCCGATCTTGCCGTGGTGGTCGATCCCATCGACGGCACCTATAATTTCGCCTCCGGCCTGCCGCTCTTCGGTGTGATGATGAGCGTCATCTCCAAGGGCGAGACCGTTGCCGGCCTGATCTTCGATCCGATGGGCAATGACTGGGCGATTGCGGAAAAAGGCTCTGGCGCGTGGCTTTGCAGTGCCGATGGCGCGCAGACGCAGATGTCGGTCGTGCCGGCGCCGGAACTGTCGCAGATGGTGGGCATCGCCAATACCGGCTATTTCGACGTGGAGACCCGGCGCAAGATTTTGATGAACCTTGCGGATGTGCGGCTGTTCACCAGCTATCGCTGCGCCGCACACGAATACCGCCTGTTCTGCGGCGGGCATATGCATTTCCTGATGTATAACAAGCTGATGCCCTGGGACCATCTGGCCGGCACGCTGATCTCGCAGGAATCGGGTGCCTATGCCGCCCGTCTCGACGGTTCGCCCTACCTGCCGCGCCATGTGGATGGTGGCTTGCTGCTGGCGCCGGATCAGCAGACGTGGGAGTTGCTGCGCGAGAAGATTTTCACTGTTTAA
- a CDS encoding TerC family protein produces the protein MEFLLNDFLGTPTWMWAVFISLVLGLLALDLGVLHKNSKEIGIRESLLMSGFYIAIGLAFGGWIWYQSGQQSAMEYVTGFVVEKSLAMDNIFIIAMIFSYFAIPRQYQHRVLLWGILGVIILRGIMIAGGAAIVENFHWVLYLFAAFLVFTGLKMLFSSDHDENDIGNNRILKFLRSRLPVTEKLHGEKFFVKETDATTGKLKTFVTPLFLALIMVEIADLIFAVDSIPAIFAITTDPFIVYTSNIFAILGLRALYFALAALIHRFAYLKYALAAVLVFVGSKIFVADMLGIAKIPPAVSLGVTVAILATGIIGSLIATRKEVKAIE, from the coding sequence ATGGAGTTCCTCCTCAACGATTTTCTCGGCACCCCCACATGGATGTGGGCGGTCTTCATTTCTCTCGTCCTTGGCCTCTTGGCGCTGGATCTCGGCGTGCTGCACAAGAATTCCAAGGAAATCGGCATTCGTGAAAGCCTGCTGATGTCGGGCTTCTACATCGCCATCGGTTTGGCCTTCGGCGGCTGGATCTGGTATCAGTCCGGCCAGCAGTCGGCGATGGAATATGTCACCGGCTTCGTGGTCGAAAAAAGCCTGGCGATGGACAATATCTTCATCATCGCCATGATCTTCTCCTATTTCGCCATTCCCCGCCAATATCAGCACCGCGTGCTGCTCTGGGGTATCCTCGGCGTCATCATCCTGCGCGGCATCATGATCGCCGGCGGTGCGGCCATCGTCGAAAACTTCCACTGGGTACTGTATCTCTTTGCGGCCTTCCTCGTCTTCACCGGCCTCAAGATGCTGTTTTCGTCCGACCATGACGAGAACGATATCGGCAACAACCGCATCCTGAAATTCCTGCGCAGTCGCCTGCCGGTAACGGAAAAGCTGCATGGCGAGAAATTCTTTGTAAAAGAGACGGATGCCACCACAGGCAAGCTGAAGACCTTTGTGACACCGCTCTTCCTGGCGCTCATCATGGTCGAAATCGCCGACCTGATCTTCGCCGTCGATTCGATCCCGGCAATCTTCGCGATCACCACCGATCCGTTTATCGTCTACACCTCGAACATCTTCGCGATCCTCGGCCTGCGCGCGCTCTATTTCGCACTCGCCGCCCTGATCCACCGCTTCGCTTATCTGAAATATGCGCTGGCTGCGGTTCTGGTCTTTGTCGGTTCGAAAATCTTCGTGGCGGATATGCTCGGCATCGCCAAGATCCCGCCGGCCGTCTCGCTCGGCGTCACGGTCGCCATCCTTGCAACCGGCATCATCGGTTCGCTGATTGCCACGCGGAAAGAAGTGAAGGCCATCGAGTAA
- the grxD gene encoding Grx4 family monothiol glutaredoxin — protein sequence MSGINDMIDSEVKSNDIVLFMKGTPQFPQCGFSGQVVQILDYLGVDYKGINVLADADIRQGIKDYSNWPTIPQLYVKGEFVGGCDIVREMFQSGELQSHFQEQGISVRGAA from the coding sequence ATGAGCGGCATTAACGACATGATCGACAGCGAAGTGAAGAGCAACGACATCGTTCTTTTCATGAAGGGCACCCCGCAATTTCCGCAGTGCGGTTTTTCCGGCCAGGTGGTACAGATCCTCGATTATCTCGGCGTCGACTACAAGGGCATCAACGTGCTTGCCGATGCCGACATCCGTCAGGGCATCAAGGACTATTCCAACTGGCCGACCATCCCGCAGCTCTACGTTAAGGGCGAATTTGTCGGCGGCTGTGATATCGTAAGAGAGATGTTCCAGTCCGGCGAGTTGCAGAGCCACTTCCAAGAACAGGGTATCAGCGTCCGCGGCGCGGCCTGA
- the murI gene encoding glutamate racemase, translating to MLKTSEAAADVLKPVLVFDSGIGGLTVLREARVLMPERGFIYVADDAGFPYGGWEEEALKTRILSLFEKLLQEYSPEVCIIACNTAFTLAGADLRARFPQMTFVGTVPAIKPAAERTRSGLVSVLATPGTVKRAYTRDLIQSFATQCHVRLVGSENLARMAESWIRGEPVSDAAVLAEIEPCFIDSDGKRTDIIVLACTHYPFMANVFRRLAPWPVDWLDPAEAIARRARHLVPLPQDAEHPDGFDFAVFTSGKPDFATRRLMQGFGLSVSAA from the coding sequence ATGCTGAAGACGAGTGAGGCGGCGGCCGATGTGCTGAAACCGGTGCTGGTGTTTGATTCCGGCATTGGCGGGCTGACGGTTCTGCGCGAGGCGCGGGTGCTGATGCCCGAACGCGGTTTCATCTATGTGGCCGATGATGCGGGTTTTCCCTATGGTGGCTGGGAAGAAGAGGCGCTGAAGACGCGTATTCTTTCTCTCTTCGAGAAGCTGCTGCAGGAATACAGTCCGGAAGTCTGCATCATCGCCTGCAACACCGCCTTCACGCTCGCGGGTGCCGATCTTCGCGCCCGTTTTCCGCAGATGACCTTCGTTGGCACCGTTCCCGCCATCAAACCGGCGGCGGAGCGGACCCGTTCCGGCCTCGTCTCCGTGCTGGCAACGCCCGGCACCGTCAAGCGGGCCTATACGCGCGATCTCATCCAGTCCTTTGCCACCCAGTGCCATGTGCGTTTGGTCGGCTCGGAAAATCTGGCACGCATGGCGGAAAGCTGGATCAGGGGTGAGCCGGTGTCCGACGCGGCGGTGCTGGCGGAAATCGAACCCTGCTTCATCGACAGCGACGGCAAGCGCACCGATATCATCGTGCTTGCCTGCACCCACTATCCCTTCATGGCCAATGTGTTTCGCCGGCTGGCGCCATGGCCGGTGGACTGGCTTGATCCCGCCGAGGCGATTGCCCGGCGTGCCCGCCATCTGGTGCCGCTGCCACAGGATGCGGAACATCCTGACGGTTTCGACTTTGCGGTCTTCACTTCTGGCAAGCCGGATTTCGCCACGCGGCGGCTGATGCAAGGTTTCGGTCTCAGCGTTTCCGCTGCCTGA
- a CDS encoding LysE family translocator, translating into MPLENWLAFVAASAIMLAIPGPTILLVISYALGHGRKASTATVTGVALGDFTAMTASMLGLGALLATSAALFTGLKWIGAAYLIYLGIKLWRSPVGAAEGTGVTGRERPLKIFLHAYIVTALNPKSIVFFVAFLPQFLVPTLPFWPQVLIFEVTFLVLATVNAALYGLLASAARNTIRKPKVQRIVNRTGGGLLIGAGLIAFGWKRAVAP; encoded by the coding sequence ATGCCGCTGGAGAACTGGCTGGCCTTCGTGGCCGCATCCGCCATCATGCTCGCCATTCCAGGACCGACGATCCTGCTGGTGATTTCTTATGCACTGGGCCACGGCCGCAAGGCGAGCACGGCGACTGTGACGGGCGTGGCGCTGGGTGATTTCACTGCCATGACGGCCTCAATGCTGGGACTTGGAGCGCTGCTGGCCACATCGGCTGCACTTTTCACCGGCCTGAAATGGATCGGGGCGGCCTATCTTATCTATCTTGGCATCAAGCTCTGGCGTTCGCCGGTTGGAGCGGCGGAAGGCACGGGCGTGACCGGCCGTGAACGCCCGCTCAAAATTTTCCTGCATGCCTATATCGTGACGGCTCTGAACCCCAAAAGCATCGTGTTCTTCGTGGCCTTCCTGCCGCAGTTTCTGGTGCCGACATTGCCCTTCTGGCCGCAGGTGCTGATTTTCGAGGTGACGTTCCTGGTGCTTGCCACCGTGAATGCGGCGCTTTATGGACTTCTGGCAAGTGCCGCCCGCAACACGATCCGCAAGCCGAAGGTTCAGCGCATCGTCAACCGCACGGGTGGCGGTCTCCTGATCGGCGCCGGTCTCATTGCCTTTGGCTGGAAGAGGGCGGTTGCGCCGTAA